Part of the Acidobacteriota bacterium genome is shown below.
GACGGCCGCTTCGCCTCGATGCGAGGGCCCGGCAAGACAGGGCACTAGGACGGAGGCTGGTCGTCGCGACCCTCGCGCGTCGCCTCCTTGAAATTGCGGATGCCCCGGCCGATGCCGCGGCCGATGTCCGGCAGCCGGTTCGCCCCGAAGATCAGGATGATGATGAACAAGATGACGAGCATCTCGGGAAGACCAATGCTGCCCATGGGTGACTCCTTCGTTCTCGTCGATTCTAGCACCTTTCCGCGGGGGCTTCGGCCGCGATCGGCCGCGCGCGCCGGCCGTGCCGGCGGCGGGGGGCACGGCGGATGACCGGCCTCGCCACGGCGCTCGCCGTCCTGATGACCGGCCAGTTCGTCTCGGGCGTGAGCCTGGTCGAGGTCTACGCCACGGTCACGACCTCGCGCGGCGCCCCGGTCGTCGACCTCTCGGTCGAGGACTTCGTCGTCCGTGAAGACGGCGCGCCCCAGGAGATCGTCGCGTTCGCCGCGGGCGAGTTCCCTCTCTCGGTGGCGCTCGCCATCGATCGCAGCTGGAGCATGGCGGGCCGCCGCTTCGCCGTCGCGCGATCGGCCGCGCACTCGTTCCTGGGCGCGCTGCGGCCCGGCGACCAGGCGATGATCGTCGGCATCGGGAGCGAAGTGGAGACGCTGGCGCCGCTCTCGCGCGACCGTCAGGCGCAGCACCGGGCCGTGCACGATCTCGAGCTCTGGGGGTCGACGCGATTGCACGACGCCATCCTCGACGCGCTCGCCGCGATCGCGCCGGCCGAGGGCCGCCGCGCGCTCGTCGTCCTCTCGGATGGCGACGACCGCTCGAGCCGTGCCTCGGCGGCCGACGTCCTGGAGCGG
Proteins encoded:
- the tatA gene encoding twin-arginine translocase TatA/TatE family subunit, with the translated sequence MGSIGLPEMLVILFIIILIFGANRLPDIGRGIGRGIRNFKEATREGRDDQPPS
- a CDS encoding VWA domain-containing protein, with translation MTGLATALAVLMTGQFVSGVSLVEVYATVTTSRGAPVVDLSVEDFVVREDGAPQEIVAFAAGEFPLSVALAIDRSWSMAGRRFAVARSAAHSFLGALRPGDQAMIVGIGSEVETLAPLSRDRQAQHRAVHDLELWGSTRLHDAILDALAAIAPAEGRRALVVLSDGDDRSSRASAADVLERVRRSDVLVYPVAVGRRLPPLFTEVADLTGARAFHVRDMNQLSSTFQEIARELRLQYLLAYMPRQAALARADDWREIAVEVTRPGLRVRARQGYHVR